Genomic window (Candidatus Tanganyikabacteria bacterium):
TCACGTCCGCAGGGGAAACGTCGTCCCGCACGGTCACGCTGCCGATCGCCGTCGGCAGCACCCAGGAAACCCGGCCGTCCGCGACCTTCTTGTCCGTGGCCATCGCGGCGACGAGCCTGTCGGGAGAGAGGTCGGTGGCCGTAGGCAGGCCCGCGGCGCCGAGCACCGCCGCCAGCTTCTCGGCGACGCCCGCGCCGCACGTGCCCGCGAGCGCGCCCAGCCTGGCGGCGGCCACCATACCGATCGCGACCGCCTCTCCATGGAGAATGTTCCCGTAGCCGGCAACGGCCTCGATGGCGTGCCCGACGGTGTGGCCGAAGTTGAGGATGCGGCGCAAGCCGCCTTCCCGCTCGTCGGCTGCCACGACCTGCGCCTTGAGCTCGCAGGCCCTGGCGATGAGCGGCACGAGCACCGAGAGGTCGCGATCATGGAGGTCGCGCAGGCGGGACTCGATGGTGGCAAAAAGCCCCGCGTCGAGGATGGCGCCGTACTTGATCAACTCGGCGAGGCCCGCCCGGAACTGGCGCGGCGGCAAGGTGTGGAGTACGAGGGGGTCGGCCACCACGCTCGCCGGCTGATGGAACGCCCCGACCAGGTTCTTGCCGGCCGCGAGGTTGACCGCCACCTTGCCGCCCACGCTGGAATCGATCTGCGCGAGCAAGGTCGTCGGCACCTGGACGAAGGGCACGCCGCGCAGATAGGTGGCCGCCAGGAAGCCCCCCAGATCGCCGATGACGCCTCCGCCCACGGCGATGACGGGATTCCTGCGCTCGAGGCCCGCCGCCGCCATCGCGTCGTACAGGCGAATGGCCCGCGAGAGGGACTTGGTGCCCTCGCCGGGCGGCACCAGTTCGACGTGCGGGCGCCAGCCCGCGGCGCGAAGTACGGCGTCCACCCCTTCACCGAAGCGTTTCCAGATCGCGGCATGGCTGAGCACCAGGCAGGGTCCCGGCTTCATATGCCCGGCCAGCCGCTCGCCCAGCCGGCCCAGCGCTCCCGGGGCCACGTATACGTCGTACGCGCGCTCGCCCAGGGGCACGTTCACGGTGAAGGCGGGGCCGA
Coding sequences:
- the aroB gene encoding 3-dehydroquinate synthase; its protein translation is MSSAPDNIVLAGFMGSGKSVVGRHLSALLGWRLVDLDEHIAGQAAGASVAQLFEREGEQGFREREARAIAGLLGARRTIVATGGGAVVRPENRRLLHRLGPIVCLEAPPSELWARVAADPGDRPLARDRAAFMDLLDRRKAVYRDLPYHVPTRGCEPMDIAAAIARGFVGPAFTVNVPLGERAYDVYVAPGALGRLGERLAGHMKPGPCLVLSHAAIWKRFGEGVDAVLRAAGWRPHVELVPPGEGTKSLSRAIRLYDAMAAAGLERRNPVIAVGGGVIGDLGGFLAATYLRGVPFVQVPTTLLAQIDSSVGGKVAVNLAAGKNLVGAFHQPASVVADPLVLHTLPPRQFRAGLAELIKYGAILDAGLFATIESRLRDLHDRDLSVLVPLIARACELKAQVVAADEREGGLRRILNFGHTVGHAIEAVAGYGNILHGEAVAIGMVAAARLGALAGTCGAGVAEKLAAVLGAAGLPTATDLSPDRLVAAMATDKKVADGRVSWVLPTAIGSVTVRDDVSPADV